One Deinococcus grandis DNA window includes the following coding sequences:
- a CDS encoding Hsp20/alpha crystallin family protein yields the protein MMRFDPFREIEELTQRMDRAFGQPAAPARFAPPVDVHEDEHGLELTLDLPGVSPDQVQIEAENQTLTVQATRTYDRREGRTAHRVERAHGTLARTFSVPAKYDLTKVEADLQHGTLTLKVPRSEAAQKRTITVRTGTVLDTDTASA from the coding sequence ATGATGCGATTCGATCCCTTCCGTGAAATCGAGGAACTCACCCAGCGCATGGACCGCGCCTTCGGCCAGCCCGCCGCGCCCGCCCGCTTCGCCCCGCCCGTCGACGTGCACGAGGACGAGCACGGCCTCGAACTCACCCTCGACCTGCCCGGCGTCAGCCCCGACCAGGTGCAGATCGAGGCGGAAAACCAGACCCTGACCGTCCAGGCCACCCGCACCTACGACCGCCGCGAGGGCCGTACCGCCCACCGCGTCGAACGCGCCCACGGCACCCTCGCCCGCACGTTCAGCGTCCCCGCCAAGTACGACCTGACGAAGGTCGAGGCGGACCTGCAGCACGGCACCCTGACCCTCAAGGTGCCCCGCAGCGAGGCCGCGCAGAAACGCACCATCACCGTCCGCACCGGCACCGTCCTCGACACCGACACCGCCAGCGCATAA
- the pyrR gene encoding bifunctional pyr operon transcriptional regulator/uracil phosphoribosyltransferase PyrR, whose product MTPKATILTADEVRRALTRIAHEIIERNKGAENLALIGVHTRGIPLARRLAEKLSTLEGVDVPTGMLDITLYRDDLSEVAQQPIIRETQVPFDLRDRRVILVDDVLYTGRTVRAALDALIDLGRPAGIQLAVLVDRGHRELPIRADYVGKNLPTAATEVVKVKLQETDDVDSVELWDMEALR is encoded by the coding sequence GTGACGCCTAAAGCCACGATCCTCACCGCCGACGAGGTCCGCCGCGCCCTGACCCGCATCGCGCACGAGATCATCGAACGCAACAAGGGCGCCGAGAACCTCGCCCTGATCGGCGTGCACACCCGCGGCATCCCCCTGGCCCGCCGCCTCGCCGAGAAACTCAGCACCCTGGAAGGCGTGGACGTCCCCACCGGCATGCTGGACATCACCCTGTACCGCGACGACCTCAGCGAGGTCGCCCAGCAGCCCATCATCCGCGAGACGCAGGTCCCGTTCGACCTGCGCGACCGCCGCGTGATCCTCGTGGACGACGTGCTGTACACCGGCCGCACCGTCCGCGCCGCACTCGACGCCCTGATCGACCTCGGCCGCCCCGCCGGAATCCAGCTGGCCGTCCTCGTGGACCGCGGTCACCGCGAACTCCCGATCCGCGCGGACTACGTCGGCAAGAACCTCCCCACCGCCGCCACCGAGGTCGTGAAAGTCAAGTTGCAGGAAACCGACGACGTGGACAGCGTCGAACTGTGGGACATGGAGGCGCTGCGATGA
- a CDS encoding aspartate carbamoyltransferase catalytic subunit yields MGARPPHLLDFQDWTPERLGAILDNADTMLQVLDRPVKKVPALQGLTVCNAFFENSTRTRTSFELAARRMSADVLTFAAGASSVSKGESLRDTLEVLTSYKVDAYIVRHHAAGAAHLVARYSGKPVINAGDGRRAHPTQALLDAYTIRQEYGSLEGKKIAILGDVRHSRVARSNAELLPKLGAQVVLCGPATLLPPGLARMPGVTLTTDPREAVRGAHAVMALRLQRERMSGGFLGSLQEYADTYQVNDTLLKEAESGAIVLHPGPMNRDLEISSDAADGPQSRILKQVENGQAIRMSVLYHLLVGRN; encoded by the coding sequence ATGGGCGCCCGCCCACCCCACCTCCTGGACTTCCAGGACTGGACGCCCGAACGTCTGGGCGCCATCCTCGACAACGCCGACACCATGCTCCAGGTGCTCGACCGGCCCGTGAAGAAGGTCCCGGCCCTGCAGGGCCTGACGGTCTGCAACGCGTTCTTCGAGAACAGCACCCGCACCCGCACCAGCTTCGAACTGGCCGCGCGGCGCATGAGTGCCGACGTCCTCACGTTCGCCGCCGGGGCCAGCAGCGTCAGCAAGGGCGAGAGTCTGCGCGACACGCTGGAAGTCCTGACCTCCTACAAGGTCGACGCGTACATCGTCCGCCACCACGCCGCCGGCGCCGCGCACCTCGTCGCCCGCTACAGCGGCAAACCCGTCATCAACGCCGGGGACGGCCGCCGCGCCCACCCCACCCAGGCGCTCCTCGACGCGTACACCATCCGCCAGGAATACGGCAGCCTCGAAGGCAAGAAGATCGCCATCCTCGGCGACGTCCGCCACAGCCGCGTCGCGCGCAGCAACGCCGAACTGCTGCCCAAACTGGGCGCGCAGGTCGTCCTGTGCGGCCCCGCCACCCTCCTTCCCCCCGGCCTCGCCCGCATGCCCGGCGTGACCCTCACCACCGACCCCCGCGAAGCGGTGCGCGGCGCCCACGCCGTCATGGCCCTGCGCCTCCAGCGCGAACGCATGAGCGGCGGGTTCCTCGGCAGCCTCCAGGAATACGCCGACACCTACCAGGTGAACGACACCCTGCTGAAAGAAGCCGAGAGCGGCGCCATCGTCCTGCACCCCGGCCCCATGAACCGCGACCTGGAAATCAGCAGCGACGCCGCCGACGGCCCCCAGAGCCGCATCCTGAAACAGGTCGAGAACGGCCAGGCCATCCGCATGAGCGTCCTGTACCACCTGCTCGTCGGACGGAACTGA
- a CDS encoding phosphatidylserine decarboxylase: protein MRVRRLIPVALAAGAALYLRGVYRYRDPVRLPKVGVGEVLSAADGVVGFVRRVEDGRADGLDVPALLGTPGAADGWLIGVPVGPLDVHYVFQPVSGAVSYATHVGARVNVPLLDAAGTLGVLAGRAVDALSSRGALENERQAAVVGTPDGDVTVTLVAGRAGLSGTSFTREGDEVRAGYKAAFLQQGGLVLLHVPLAFTPTVSVGDRVTGAETVVARRA, encoded by the coding sequence ATGCGTGTTCGCCGTCTGATTCCTGTTGCGTTGGCTGCTGGCGCGGCCCTGTACCTGCGTGGCGTGTACCGCTACCGTGACCCGGTGCGCCTCCCGAAGGTAGGGGTGGGCGAGGTCCTGAGTGCCGCCGACGGCGTGGTGGGCTTCGTGCGGCGGGTGGAGGATGGCCGGGCGGACGGGCTGGACGTGCCGGCGCTGCTGGGCACGCCGGGCGCGGCGGACGGCTGGCTGATCGGGGTGCCCGTGGGGCCGCTGGACGTGCATTACGTGTTCCAGCCGGTGTCGGGCGCGGTGTCGTACGCGACGCACGTGGGCGCGCGGGTGAACGTGCCGCTGCTGGACGCGGCGGGCACGCTGGGCGTGCTGGCGGGCCGCGCGGTGGACGCCCTGTCGTCGCGCGGGGCGCTGGAGAACGAACGGCAGGCGGCGGTGGTGGGCACGCCGGACGGGGACGTGACGGTGACGCTGGTGGCGGGCCGCGCGGGCCTGAGCGGCACGTCGTTCACGCGGGAGGGGGACGAGGTGCGCGCCGGGTACAAGGCTGCGTTCCTGCAGCAGGGCGGGCTGGTGCTGCTGCACGTGCCGCTGGCGTTCACGCCGACCGTGAGCGTGGGGGACCGCGTGACGGGCGCGGAGACGGTCGTGGCCCGCCGGGCCTGA